The Candidatus Bathyarchaeota archaeon genome includes the window TTCTGAGCACGGATTCCTTCTAGGCGGACTAGTCTCCGAAAAAACCGGAAACGTTTACACAGGCGACACCGTGGGAGTTATCTCAAGATTAGTTAACCCTTGGGACAAGGAAAAACGAATAATCGTCCTCGCTGGCAACAAGGCTGTTGGAACAAAAGCCTGTGTTATAGCACTCGCCAAATTCTGGAAAGAAACCTTAAAGAATTTTAGTGGCCAAGACAAGTTCGCAACTTTAATTCAGGGATTTGACCTAGACGGAGACGGAAAAGTAGACTCCATAGAAATTCTTGAATAATTCTCGTCAAATCAGTTATGGAAACTGCGTTTCAATGAAAATAACTGAAACTGTTGACGCATGTGGACACGAGAATATTCGGTCAACCCATACGACAACATTTGAGATCACGAAGGAATTGACTCTCACGAAGCGTGGAGACTGTGTAATTGGTGTTGGTGCAACAAAGGGAGCAAAGGACTTGAGTGTAGAGTTTAAGGAAGCCATGAAAAGACAAGACGTACACATTACTATAACGATCGAGGCTAACGAAATTCAGGAAGTGGTTAAGGCAAGAGGAAGCCCTCAACTGTTGTTCACCCACCCAACCGACATAGTAGTGAGAAAGAGCAACTATATTTGCGGTCGAACAATAGCCATAAAAGCGAACAAGACTGCCAGAGACATTTCTAGGAAACTTATTGAAAAAATACGGAACCCAAATCAAAAAATCAAAATAACATTGACCGTGGAGAGCTATTGAATTTCAACGTCCACAACCACTTGAAAAGCGTAGGGCGCAGTTGCTCGAACAAGCCGTGCAGACAAGATTTTCTTAACGCTGCGACTGGTCTGCTTCATAGCTTCGATCAATCGAACCTTCGCGGTTTCCAAGGGTTCGGGCATGCTCGTAAATTCGTAGTAATGCACAACACCTCCTCTGGGCTTGATGGCTTCGCAAGCCACATCTACGTATTCTATCGCCCTTTCAGGCAAGTTCATAATGACTCGATCCGCAACTCCAATCAGTTTTTTCTTCACGATCCGCCTAATATCGCCTAGAAGTGGCGTAACACTTTTTCCAACGTGGTTCGCTTCGATGTTTCTCTTCAAACAGTTCACGGCGTCAGGGTTCACGTCGATAGCATACACTCGAACGTTTTCATGCCTCTTCGCGATTAGAATAGAGAAGGGCCCAACTCCGGCGAACATATCGATCACCGTTTCGCCGTCCTTGACTTGTGATGCAACCCGGTCGTGCTCATGGGAGAGCCTGGGTGAAAAATAGGTCTTCGCAAGGTCTATGCGAAATACGCAGCCATGCTCCTTATGAATGGTTTCGGTCTTCCCTACGCCCGCTATCGTCTCAAACTCTCTCAGACGATACATACCTTCTACAGCGCCGGATTTCGCTAAAACCGTACGTACCCTCTTATGTGCCTTCAGTATGGCTGCGCCAACAGTCTTTTTGTAGGCTTCGAGTTCTGGAGGAATCTCGATAACTGCTACGTCGCCGACAAAATCCATCGCGTGGGGAAGACTCGCCAGAAGATGGGGAGGCAACTTGTCCTCCAGCAAGTCAGCAGGCTTGAGGGGACGCTTAGTGCGCCTAGGGAATTTGTGTACGGCGGCTTCACAGTTTGGAAGGCTTCGCTTGAACTCTTTGACATCGGCTGGAAGAGGTTCCCTGACTAATGGTATGAACAGATGCTCTCCGACTTGCTCAACCTTCAACTCTCGATTAAAAAGGTTAAGCCTTCTAACAAGACGAATGGTTTTTTCACCAAACGCTTTAGGAACCTTTAAGCAAGGCGTTTCCAGCATTATTTACCCCAAAGTATTGAGTAAAAACGCACTTAAATTCATGGAGTTAGGCAAGGATCGACCATTTAGAACTTGTCGCCTCGAAGAACAAAAGTAACATAACATTAATCTGCAAGGCACTGCTTTTTGAAGGTGTTTCAGTGGGCGCGCACCCAACATATACCGTTATGAAGGGGACAGATATGATCGACGAACATAAGCGCAAAGATTTACACGAGGAGAGCACAGAAAAGAACGTGGAAGTACCAATAAGAAGGCGAACAATATACGTTTCGTTGATAGTGCTTGGCATCATAATAGTTGCCATAGCAGGTTCTTGGTATCTGCAACAGTCGAGGGGCACAGGAACTCTTGCGCCGGATTTCTCTCTAACTGACCTGAACGGTGACGCTTTTCGATTAAGTGACTTTAAAGGAAAAGTCGTAGTTATAGATTTCATGGCCACTTGGTGTGGACCATGCAGGCAACAGTTGCCCCACCTCAAGGTCATTTGGGAAAAAGAAGATTACGGTGACAAAATTGTTTTGATGTCTATTGATATTGATCCAACAGAATCTGCGGAGACACTTAGGTCCTTTGCCCAAGGATTTCCATATGCAACATGGATTTGGGCTAGGGATACAGCCAACTTAGGGCAGGCTTATCAGGTTGCGGGTATTCCCAAGACTGTCATAATAGATCAGGATGGCCACATCAGGTTTACACATACGGGTGTAACATATGCCTCAACTTTCATCGAAGAAATTGACCAGCTCCTGGATTGAGGCAGCTGATAATGCATCCTATTTGCGCGCATACGCACACGCATGGATGTCAATTTTGTTTGAACATTTGCCACGGTGATATCATTGGCTCTTGATCTATCGGGGTTGACGCTCATTTTTACTGCTGGAGCCTTGACGCTTCTTTCTCCATGCGGTTTTCCGATGCTTCCGGGTTACATATCATACTACATGGGAGCCAAGGTTTCCTTGGAAAAAGCGGTTTTCGGTGGAGTCGCATGCACACTAGGTCTTCTCACAGTGTTTTCCGTAATTGGTGTTGTCGTCTCTACCCTTGGCAGTTTCGTATCTCGGTACATACCGTTTCTTGAGCTTGTAGCAGGGGTAATCGTGATTTTTATGGGCATCTGCATGATCGTTGACGTTAGGTTTCCAACATTCTTTACAATATCAAAAGCTCCAAAACAAAGAGGTCTCATTGGCGTTTTCCTTTATGGTGTTGTTTATGGTTTAGCCGCATTGGGATGTTCAGCTCCGATATTTTTTTCTATTCTCTTCTATGCAATTGCCGCAGGCGGGCCTCTCTACGGTATGATAACATTCTTCGTTTATGCCATCGGCATGGGACTCCCGATAATCATAACCACCATCCTCGTAGCCAAGGCTAAGAAGTTTATGCTTAAAAGAATCATGAAGATGATGCCATGGTTCCAAAAGATCAGTGGCATAGTCCTTATCATAATAGGAATCTACTTGATCTACTTCTACTACATATCGTTTTATGCTGCGTGACTAGGGGATTTTACCCGCTGAACCATCTTCAGGATGGAGAAGAATGAACAGCCAGTAAATCTCACAACTGGGATTGGCGAGCCCGGCGGGAATTGAACCCACGACCTACGGATTAAGAGTCCGCCGCTCTGCCTTGCTGAGCTACGGGCCCATACCAATACATCTTTTTGATTTGTATATGGTTACCCTAATATCTTTCGTTGTCACAGTAACGTAAATTGACTGGAGAATTGAACAAATTGGGCGAGCTTGTCTTTATTGGTTTAGGTTTGTGTGATGAGAAGGACATTTCGCTTCGTGGAGTTGAAGAGATAAAAGAGGCGGATGCTGTTTTTGCAGAACTTTACACCAGCCTAATGCCTGGACTGTCTGTTCAAAAACTTGAAAAGCTCGTTGGAAAAAAGGTTTCAACTGTTTCGAGGCAAGTTTTGGAGGAAGAAGAGGGCGAGTTGATTTTGCAGCAGGCAAAGAAGGGAAAGACGGTTTTGCTGGTTCCTGGGGACCCTCTAATCGCGACGACTCATGTAGACTTGCGAATTCGCGCGGAAGGGCAGGGAATAAAGACCCGCGTCATACATGGAGCATCTATTATTTCAGCGGTCATCGGCTTGTCAGGCTTACAAAACTACAAGTATGGAAGAAGTGTGACCATACCGTTTCCTGAAAATGGGTTCATTTCTGAAACTCCTTACGAGGTAATCGGTGAGAACAGAAAGATGGGGCTTCACACACTATGTTTCCTTGACATCAGAGCGGATGAGAAGAGGTACATGACCGTGAAGGACGGGTTGGAGACACTTTTGACTATGGAAAAGCGAAAACGAAATCAGATAATCACAAAAGAAACGTTGGTCGTAGGTATCGCTAGAGCAGGTTCGAAGACCCCCATAGTCAAAGCAGGCTATGTAGAAAACGTGTTAAACTACGACTTTGGCTCTCCGCCTCACATCCTCGTTTTTCCAAGCAAGCTTCACTTTATGGAGGCTAAGGCGCTCATCACGCTCGCAGGGGCGCCTGAAGAGATAAGGGAGAGAGTTCAATGACGTTAAAGGAACTGGTGTCAAAATATATCCAAAACAGCGAGCGAGTGTTCACTGAAATAAAAATTACACAAGACTCAATACAGGTTGATGGAGAAAAAGCTGAAAGTGTCTTTGAAACTGCTAAGCATTATTTAGAAGACGCTAAATATTATCAGAAGAGGAACAAGCTGGAAACAAGCTTGGCGTCGGTTGCCTATTGTGAAGGACTACTAGACGCTTTACGACTCCTAGGAATCGCAGAATTTTCATGGAGAGGAAAGAGATGAAGAAGAAAAAGGTTGTCCTAACCTCAGGCACCTTTGATCTACTGCATTATGGACATGTGAAATATCTTGAAGAAGCGAAGAAGACCGGTGGAAAAAACGCGGAGCTAATCGTCATCGTGGCCAGAGATAGCACCATCAAAAAAAGGAAGGGTAGAAAACCAGTGATGCCAGAAGATCAGCGAAGATCACTTGTTGAAGCGTTGAAAGTGGTAGATGCGGCAATTCTGGGCTATGAAGACTTTGACATGATCAAGGTGGTGGAAAAAACGAACCCGGACATAATCGCTGTAGGACATGATCAAAGTGACATAGAAAGGGAAGTACGAAAAGCATTGGTAAAAAAGGGAATCGCCGTTCAAGTTGTGAGAGTTGGAAGATTTGGAAAGGATGAACTGAATAGTTCTTCAAAAATTAAAAGGAAAATTATCGAGTCGTTTGAAAAGAAATAGTAGGAGAAGAAAGTTATCTTTAACTTGGTTACGGTAGGATGAGAACTTCTACTTTCACTTTGTGCCCGTCTTTCAGTTTCAGTTGGCTACGTAGGTATGTAGGGGCAATAATTTCTAGCACAGAGGAGTTGTAGTGACTTCGTAATGCGAATATGACTGCACCCTTCCTCTTGTTGTTGATTACGACGGGGTAACATTTTACATTGCCAAAGGTTCTAGACTCGTCTTTGAACCCTTCAATTTCTATTCCTGGATACGTTTCAAGTTCCGATCGTGTTTTTGTATCGTATTCGCTGGTAAGTTTGAGGTTAAGGGTTCCAGGGTACGGGTCAAATCCGAGTTTTTCGATGAATTGCTTACGGTATTTGTCGCGTGTCACGTAGTAGGCACCTTCGCCCAGTCCTGTGAACAGCACTCCTTCCAAGGTGACGGATGGAGGGTATGCCGCTTCCATTATTAAACGCAAGTTAGAGTACAGTTTCTTCAGCTCCGTCACACCAGCTTCGGTTATTTTGATAAGACACCCTTCAGGAGTAATAGTTCTCTTAATCCACGCTTTCTTGTCCAATTCAATGAGGTTGCGGGAGGCGGTTTGTTGAGAAACTCCCATTTTTTCCGCTAGATATTCTGTGGAGACTTTTATGGTTCGGCTGCGTGCGCCCATCTCCGCCAGCTTGTATAGTGTAAAAAAATGTTTCCACTCCCGTGCATCAACGTTCAAAGGGCTCATTTGAACCGCCTTATTTGAGGAAGGGACAAACTATCTATTTAAAGAACTCGAAGTTGGTGGAAACCTAACAACTCAAAGAGCTGAAACAAGGAAGGTAATTCCGAAGTAGATCAGAACAACTCCGAAAAACGCCATGATAGCTTTATACCATCTGGCACCTATCATGTTTGTGCCCACACGAGCAAAATGAGCAACGGTAGTAAGCCAAGCATAATCCATCCACACGTGACAAATATACATGAATACAACGCCGAGCAACCCCATAAGCGTCAAAGAAATGTGGATCAGCCCCAAACCCGCAGTGAACCACCAAACGATGAAGAAAGGATTCAAACCCGTGAATCCCAGCCCTATAAGTATAGGATTCTGAAACACTGTTCCACGAGACTTGGGCACGCTGAATCTAGAGGAAATGCATTCACGAATCTGCATAGCACCGAAAACAAGCAGAGCCAATCCTCCTATAACTCCTGTGAAAAGCTTAACAGCTGGTTCACTTACAATGGCGCTGAGACCAAGAGCTAATAAAAGACCTAATAAGATCACTAAAGGAAACTCGAACAAGGTGTGTCCTACAGCAAATGCCAGACCGCCCCTAGCCCCTAATTTGGCGCCGTGAGAGATGGCGGCGAAAAACAGTGGACCTGGAGCTAAGGCTCCGGAAGCAGTGACTAAGACAATGGTTGCAACGAAGTTCAGTGTGTCCATAAGGTTATAGGGATCGTGTCTAGGTAAAAAACTAAGTGTTTAGTGGATTTGAGTTGCTATCCGCTACGGGATTCTTTTTGTTAGATTTAGCTTTTTCAGTTCTTTCATAATCTGTTCTATTGCTTCTTCTGGGGGCATATCTATGTCGTTGCATGTTACGTTTATGAAAGGTACTTTACTTTCGTAGTATCTCATCAGAGGTCGGGTTTGTTTTTCGAAAATTTGGAGTCTTTCTTTTATGACTGGTATGGTGTCGTCTTTGCGTTGGATTAGTGGTCCACCGCATTTGTTGCAGATGCCTTCTTTTTTAGGCTTCAAAGTTTTGAGGTTGTATATTTCTCCGCAGTTTTTGCAGTTTCTCCTGTTTGAAAGCCTTTCGATGATAATTTGTTCAGGAACTAACAGGTTGATGATCGCATCAATTTTGACGGTTTTTTCCAGAGCTTTTACCTGTTCGATCGTTCGTGGGAAACCGTCTAGGATAAAGCCTTTTTCGCAGTCTGGCTTGGCGATTCTGTTTCTCACTACTTTTATGACCGTGTCGTCTGGCACGAGTTGACCGCTGTCCAAGTATTTTTTGACCCCTTTGCCTAGTTCGGTGCCTTGTTTAACGGCTTCGCGGAAAATATATCCAGTGGATACTGAGGCTATGCTAAGTTTCGATCTTAGTCTGGAAGCGTATGTGCCTTTACCCGAGCCTGGCGGCCCAAATATCACAAGCTTCATTTTGTCATGTCCCGCGGTTTAGGAGACACTGTACTTGTCAATATCCACTATTTCAATGTTAAGCAAATGCGTAAAGAAAAGCATATGAAACAACAGGTGGGGGAAAAAAGTGCGGGGGGTGGGATTCGAACCCACGAACGCCTGCGCGACAGGGACCTGAACCCTGCGCCTTTAACCTGGCTTGGCTACCCCCGCTCAACCAGAGCTTTCTCAATACGATGAATTAACTGTTACTAGATTATTTTTGCTGTTTCTCCATCCAGTCTTCCAGCGCTTCTTGGATTGCTTCACTCGGGTTAAGCCCTCCTCCCTCCCAGCCATAATACTCACCCTTAAAAGCAAACAACAACACACCTATACTCCATCATTTACCATCGAAGGAAGCTACCAAATTGACCGACTGGTTAAACACACTCAAAGCATGCTCCAAAAAAATCAGGAAGGAGGTTCTTCCCCTTTTCGGATCAGCCGACGCCGCCATCGGATTCGGCAGGGGCGCAGGCGGCGACATCATGAAGAAAATTGACTTGGCTGCCGACAAAGCTCTTATCACTACCCTGCAAGACCTTGACGCATCATGCACCCTCATTAGCGAAGAATCAGGAGTCAAAAAAATCGGCTCTCAACCCTCTAACTTCTACGTGACAACCGACCCAGTCGACGGCACAACTAATGCAGTTCGAGGAATACCCTTCATAGCCACCTCCATTGCTGTGTCCAAGGCCCCATACCTCAAGGACGTAGAAGCAGCACTCGTATCAGATCTAATCCATGACATTACCTATACGGCTAAGCGAGGCTACGGCGCCTTCAAAAACGAAAAGAGAGTTCAAGCCTCTTCAACATCCACGCTAGAAAAAGCAGTCATAGGCTTCGACCTCAGCACCGTCGAGAAAAAAGAGTTCATCACTCCTTTAATAAGGGTACTCGAAAAAACGAAACATCTCCGCCACCTCGGAGCCAACGCCCTTGAACTGTGCTACGTTGCAGACGGCACTACTGACGCCTTCATAGACCTACGCGGTAAGCTGCGAGTTACAGATATCGCCGCCGCCTATCTTATCCTCCGCGAAGCAGGAGGTATAATGGTTACGTTAGAAGGAAAAGAATTGAACGCCCCATTGGCTCCAACCCAACGGGTGTCGTTTATTGCATCCGCGAATACGTTGCTGTATGAAACCATTAAGAAACTCTTACGCCCTCATTGAACGTCACTACACGTACCGGTTTTAACTCAGAGCTACGATATTCATGATGAGGAGCGTCCTACGGTTTGATAACGCCTGCAAGCCCGTTTCCAGCCCTGCTATTACGAAGAGGCTCTGAACGAGTTTTGGTGGTTGCAGATCTCCACATCGGTTGGGAAGTTTCTCTAGCAGAGAGAGGAGTCCACGTTCCATCTCAAACACCAAAGATGTTAGACAAAATGCTTCAGCTGATCAAATTGTGTCGGCCAACGAGTTTAATCTTCCTCGGCGACGTGAAACACGCGATTGCAAAGGTTGTAATGGGAGAGTGGCGAGATATCCCAGACTTCTTCGAAACCATCGGCAAAAAAGTGCCGAACATTCAGGTTATCCTGGGAAACCATGATGGAAACCTTGAAGCGCTTCTGCCTAAAACTGTAGAACTCTTTCCCTCTAAGGGTGCTGTCCTCTGGGATGTCGGGTTTTTTCATGGACACGCTTGGCCAGCCCCTGAGCTTTTAGGATGCCGCAACCTCGTTACCGCTCATGTTCATCCAATGGTTGCCTTTAGAGACCCCATGGGCTTCCGAATAACGAGACAAGTATGGGTTAAAGCCACATGCAACTGCGCGAAGCTAGCTGCACCTCTCCTTAAGCACATGCGCATCAAGGTTGACACAGATCCTGTTGCTTTGCTTAAGAAACGCTTTGGTGTGAGTGTAAAATCTTCATCAAAGTTTCTTATAATGCCCTCGTTCAACGATTTTCTCGGGGGTCAGACCATTAACAAAAGGGCTTTGAGGAAAGGCGTGAGGTCGAGGGCGTTCATCGGCCCAGTCTTACGTTGCGGAAGCGTTGATATTGACAAGGCTGAGACCTACCTTCTGGACGGAACTTTTGTAGGAACGGTTGAACAGTTGAGAAAACTAAGTTAAGCTGAGACAAACAAACAGGTATAGGCTCGTCTAAAGGGAGCCAAGCGGAAAAATAGGTATATCAACGTGGAGGGATGTTTCTCCTTGACAAGCTTTGAAAGAAAATTAGGCTACATTCTTTTGTATAGTTTGTATTCCAATGGCTCTGGTTCGAAATAGCGGCAGTGCGTTGCGTTTTCTACGTGCTGTTTGAGTTTGACGCAGTAGAAGCTTTTGCACGAAGCAATAGCGTGCCTACAGTGGGTACAATTGGCTAAATCCCTTTTGGTTAGTTCGAGTTTAACTTCTTGGCATATCGAGGCC containing:
- a CDS encoding adenylate kinase, with product MKLVIFGPPGSGKGTYASRLRSKLSIASVSTGYIFREAVKQGTELGKGVKKYLDSGQLVPDDTVIKVVRNRIAKPDCEKGFILDGFPRTIEQVKALEKTVKIDAIINLLVPEQIIIERLSNRRNCKNCGEIYNLKTLKPKKEGICNKCGGPLIQRKDDTIPVIKERLQIFEKQTRPLMRYYESKVPFINVTCNDIDMPPEEAIEQIMKELKKLNLTKRIP
- a CDS encoding DUF371 domain-containing protein yields the protein MKITETVDACGHENIRSTHTTTFEITKELTLTKRGDCVIGVGATKGAKDLSVEFKEAMKRQDVHITITIEANEIQEVVKARGSPQLLFTHPTDIVVRKSNYICGRTIAIKANKTARDISRKLIEKIRNPNQKIKITLTVESY
- a CDS encoding DUF120 domain-containing protein, which translates into the protein MSPLNVDAREWKHFFTLYKLAEMGARSRTIKVSTEYLAEKMGVSQQTASRNLIELDKKAWIKRTITPEGCLIKITEAGVTELKKLYSNLRLIMEAAYPPSVTLEGVLFTGLGEGAYYVTRDKYRKQFIEKLGFDPYPGTLNLKLTSEYDTKTRSELETYPGIEIEGFKDESRTFGNVKCYPVVINNKRKGAVIFALRSHYNSSVLEIIAPTYLRSQLKLKDGHKVKVEVLILP
- a CDS encoding TlpA family protein disulfide reductase, with the translated sequence MGAHPTYTVMKGTDMIDEHKRKDLHEESTEKNVEVPIRRRTIYVSLIVLGIIIVAIAGSWYLQQSRGTGTLAPDFSLTDLNGDAFRLSDFKGKVVVIDFMATWCGPCRQQLPHLKVIWEKEDYGDKIVLMSIDIDPTESAETLRSFAQGFPYATWIWARDTANLGQAYQVAGIPKTVIIDQDGHIRFTHTGVTYASTFIEEIDQLLD
- a CDS encoding cytochrome c biogenesis protein CcdA, yielding MISLALDLSGLTLIFTAGALTLLSPCGFPMLPGYISYYMGAKVSLEKAVFGGVACTLGLLTVFSVIGVVVSTLGSFVSRYIPFLELVAGVIVIFMGICMIVDVRFPTFFTISKAPKQRGLIGVFLYGVVYGLAALGCSAPIFFSILFYAIAAGGPLYGMITFFVYAIGMGLPIIITTILVAKAKKFMLKRIMKMMPWFQKISGIVLIIIGIYLIYFYYISFYAA
- a CDS encoding DUF357 domain-containing protein → MTLKELVSKYIQNSERVFTEIKITQDSIQVDGEKAESVFETAKHYLEDAKYYQKRNKLETSLASVAYCEGLLDALRLLGIAEFSWRGKR
- a CDS encoding class I SAM-dependent methyltransferase family protein, yielding MLETPCLKVPKAFGEKTIRLVRRLNLFNRELKVEQVGEHLFIPLVREPLPADVKEFKRSLPNCEAAVHKFPRRTKRPLKPADLLEDKLPPHLLASLPHAMDFVGDVAVIEIPPELEAYKKTVGAAILKAHKRVRTVLAKSGAVEGMYRLREFETIAGVGKTETIHKEHGCVFRIDLAKTYFSPRLSHEHDRVASQVKDGETVIDMFAGVGPFSILIAKRHENVRVYAIDVNPDAVNCLKRNIEANHVGKSVTPLLGDIRRIVKKKLIGVADRVIMNLPERAIEYVDVACEAIKPRGGVVHYYEFTSMPEPLETAKVRLIEAMKQTSRSVKKILSARLVRATAPYAFQVVVDVEIQ
- a CDS encoding lysine transporter LysE produces the protein MDTLNFVATIVLVTASGALAPGPLFFAAISHGAKLGARGGLAFAVGHTLFEFPLVILLGLLLALGLSAIVSEPAVKLFTGVIGGLALLVFGAMQIRECISSRFSVPKSRGTVFQNPILIGLGFTGLNPFFIVWWFTAGLGLIHISLTLMGLLGVVFMYICHVWMDYAWLTTVAHFARVGTNMIGARWYKAIMAFFGVVLIYFGITFLVSAL
- a CDS encoding diphthine synthase; amino-acid sequence: MGELVFIGLGLCDEKDISLRGVEEIKEADAVFAELYTSLMPGLSVQKLEKLVGKKVSTVSRQVLEEEEGELILQQAKKGKTVLLVPGDPLIATTHVDLRIRAEGQGIKTRVIHGASIISAVIGLSGLQNYKYGRSVTIPFPENGFISETPYEVIGENRKMGLHTLCFLDIRADEKRYMTVKDGLETLLTMEKRKRNQIITKETLVVGIARAGSKTPIVKAGYVENVLNYDFGSPPHILVFPSKLHFMEAKALITLAGAPEEIRERVQ
- a CDS encoding FAD synthase; translation: MKKKKVVLTSGTFDLLHYGHVKYLEEAKKTGGKNAELIVIVARDSTIKKRKGRKPVMPEDQRRSLVEALKVVDAAILGYEDFDMIKVVEKTNPDIIAVGHDQSDIEREVRKALVKKGIAVQVVRVGRFGKDELNSSSKIKRKIIESFEKK